One part of the Salinivirga cyanobacteriivorans genome encodes these proteins:
- a CDS encoding DUF4384 domain-containing protein: MKTKIFIAVFLYLAINVSAQSDNIISVKNIKGQAIGGINTAPAEIIEKAIKNAKLNALTKAGIHEQINTYQNLYRSETSQDYEEIFMSDVFTNISGVVQSVTIKDTVARFDESNYALKVTITADAKVIKYDKKEDRTFDAWVEGIKNYYNSPSPATFKIKPTEDCYAQIFLIAREQESYQLYPNQYEKQQLLKAHKEHSFPTVPYIDYELSTKLKQEPHRLIIVLLKESIPFTGKVAYKPILDWIFSISPEKRVVKSFGITVIKN, from the coding sequence ATGAAAACAAAAATATTCATAGCAGTATTTTTATATCTGGCCATAAATGTAAGTGCTCAGAGCGACAACATAATATCTGTAAAAAACATTAAAGGGCAAGCCATTGGCGGCATAAATACAGCTCCAGCAGAAATTATTGAAAAAGCCATAAAAAACGCAAAGCTTAATGCTCTGACCAAAGCCGGAATACACGAACAAATAAACACTTACCAGAATCTTTATAGGAGTGAAACGTCACAGGATTACGAAGAAATATTTATGTCGGATGTTTTCACCAATATTAGTGGAGTTGTGCAATCTGTAACTATAAAAGATACTGTTGCCCGGTTCGATGAAAGCAACTACGCATTAAAAGTCACTATAACAGCTGATGCAAAAGTAATTAAATACGACAAAAAAGAGGATCGTACTTTCGATGCCTGGGTAGAGGGTATTAAAAATTATTATAACAGTCCCTCTCCCGCCACTTTCAAAATTAAACCAACCGAAGATTGTTACGCACAAATATTTCTAATTGCCCGGGAACAGGAATCTTATCAACTATATCCAAACCAATATGAAAAGCAACAATTATTAAAAGCTCACAAAGAGCATTCATTCCCGACAGTTCCATATATTGATTATGAGCTTTCGACAAAACTAAAACAAGAACCTCATCGGTTAATTATTGTGTTGCTTAAGGAATCAATTCCTTTTACAGGAAAAGTGGCTTATAAACCCATTTTAGATTGGATATTCAGTATTTCGCCTGAAAAACGGGTTGTAAAGAGCTTTGGGATCACTGTTATAAAAAATTAA